In Methanothermobacter sp., the genomic stretch AGAATATATCCGTTGCACCGATTACACAACAGAATACCAGGTCATAGCAAGGCTCTGCCAGCAGCTTGGTCGCGATGTCCCCTACCGTGGCTGGACAAAGGCCGAGATAGTCAACACATTCAGGAACATGTTCAAGAAAAACGCCTTTGGCCAGGACATGATACTACTTGTTGTCCTTGACGAGATAGACATACTCCTAAGGAACGATGGTGACGGTCTGCTCTACACTCTCACAAGGACAGATAACGTCTCCATACTATCCATAAGTAACTACGTTGAATTTAAAAAGTTCATAAAACCACGCGTGAGGAGCAGTCTGAGGGACAGGGAGATAGTCTTCCCACCCTACGGCGCCCAGCAGCTTGTTGATATACTCGAGGAAAGATCCAAGCTGTCCTTCAAGGAGGGTGCACTTGATGACGATGTAATACCCCTCTGTGCAGCACTTGCAGCCAAGGAGGAGGGTGACGCAAGGTATGCCCTTGATCTTCTCAGGACAGCAGGTGAAATTGCAGATGAAAGAGATTCAGATGTGGTAAAGGGGGACTTTGTAAGGGAAGCCAAGGATTACATAGAACACAACAAAATCACAGACATAATACTGACACTACCCAGCCAGCAGCAGAGGGTCCTTGAGGCAATACTCTACCTCACAAAAAGAAAGGAGGAGATAACCTCAGGAAGGCTCTATGAGGTCTACAAGGAGATATCAAAGGGTGATTCAGTTTCGTACAGAAGAATATTTGACTTTATAAATGAACTTGAAATGCTTGGACTTATATCAACCAACACAGTTTCAAGGGGAAGGGGAAAGGGACGCACAAACATTATAGATCTTCAATGTGAAACTTCCCTTCTGGAGGATTCACTCTGGGGAGTCTAATCTTTCTCTTATGAGCATCTTGAGAAGAGCCATTCTCACAGGCACACCGTAGAATGCTTGCCTGAAATACATTGCCTGTGGAAGAGAATCAACCTCGGGGGATATCTCATCTATCCTTGGAAGTGGGTGCATGACGATGAGGTCCCTACCGGCGACCATGTCCCTGTCTATATGATAGGCCCCTCTGATCCTTGAATATTCCTCTGGGTCTGGAAAGCGCTCCTTCTGTATTCTTGTAACATAGAGGACGTCCACATCATCTATAACATCATCAAGTCTATCAGTCTCTGTAACCTCGACACCACTACCTTCAAGGTCATGTATGACACTGTCAGGCATTCTGAGCTCAGGAGGTGATACAAAACTCATTCTAACCCCAAAAACAGCAAGTGCATAGGCCAGTGAATGCACTGTCCGGCCATATTTCAGGTCCCCCACAAGTGCAACATTGAGGGATTCTATTCTACCAAAGAATCTCTTGATTGTGTAGAGGTCAAGGAGGGTCTGTGTGGGGTGCTGACCTGCCCCATCACCTGCATTGATAACTGGAACATCCACCAGATCTGATATGTAACGGGCAGCTCCATCAAGGTTGTGTCTTATAACAATTGCATCGGAGTAGCCTGCAAGCATCATTGCCGTATCAGTCAGACTTTCACCCTTAGCAGCGGATGTAGCCCCTGTATCTGCAAATCCAACCACACTGCCACCCAGCCTTTTCATTGCAGTTTCAAATGAAAGGCGTGTCCTTGTTGATGGCTCATAGAACATCATTCCAAGTATCTTTCCTTTAAGAATGTCAGATGACCTTTTTCCAGAGGCAACTGGCTCCATCTTTTCCGCTTCTCTCAGAATGAACTCTATATCGTCCTTCTCAAAGTCTTTTATTGAGATAACATTTTCGAACATCAAATCCCTCTACACCTTTCTCATGAATGTGAGGTATCCTGTGTGTCCGACCATTTTGGTCCTGGGGCGTGTACCCTGCTTCCTGACCTCAATTTCACGTTCAATTATCTCGGATGTCCTCATATCTGCAAATCCCAGCTTCGAACCAACTTTGTGCAGAATTTTAACTTGTTCAATGTAGGGGTTGTAGAAAACAGCCCATCCACCTCTAATAAGGGATTCATGCAGATCCTCCATCAGCTCCCAGGGCCCCGGGAGATCCAGGAAGACGAGGTCAAGGTCATGCTCATCTATACCCTCCTTTATGTCCCTGTTTTTGACCTCAATATTCTTAAATCCAAATTCTCTGATATTCCTTTCTGCAACCTCTGCAAAGTCCTCCCGTATCTCATAGGTTGTAACGTGCCCTGATTCGCCCACAATATTTGCCAGGTACATTGCAACTGTACCTGCACCGGTCCCCGCATCAACAACCCTTGAACCCTTAACTATCCCTGTGTATGCACAGATCATCCCTATATCCTTGGGAAGGAGTATGGAGCACCTCCTCTCCATGAGTTCAAGGTAATCTGAGAGGCTGGGTTTAAGGACATAAACCTCCCTTCCAAGGTGGGTTCTGAGCACATCCCCTGGTCTGGCCTCCTCTATCATCCGTGCCTGGATGATCCCCATGTCAGTCTGAAAGTCCTCTCCTTCCTTCAGGAGGTACTTTTTACCCCTTTCATCCATGAGTATACGCAATTGATCACCCTCTAATTTTTTTCTGAATCCCTGAATTCTGCTTCAATAACCTTTCTGATCTCGGATGCTATCCTTTTACCGATTCCCTCCACTTCCATGAGCTCCTTCTCTGATGCGTTCATAACCGCTTCAACCGAACCGAAACTTTCAAGGAGCCTTCTGGCATACTTGGATCCAATGTATGGAAGTGATTCCACGATGAAGAGCTGCTTTTCCTGGAGGGTGAGGGGTTTCTTATCTGTCCTGATACGCATGTCAGGTTTTCCCTCCCTCTGTTCCCTCAGGGCTATCCTCCTTATCATTGCAGCCGTATCTGCAGGGGACCTTGTGGGGATTATGGGTATTCCAAAGTCCACTGCAACTGATGCAAGGGCACCCCTCACAGCGTCGGGGTTCATGAAGCCCGAGTAGAGGTCATCACCCTCTATTATCATCACTGGGCGCTTGAAGTTTTCCACCATCTCCCTGGCCTGCCGGTAAAGTCTATTATCCATAATTGACCCCAGGAAATCCTGGGTGGTTTTTCTTTCGATAACAGTGTCATCGCTGACCTGATAATCACCCACAGAGAGCGTCCTGAGTTCAAAGTCCACCCCAATCTTCCTGAGCTCCCTTAGGACCCTTGAGTTAACCTCCCGTGAATCCACGTAAATGAATGGCCTTTCACCATCAGTTTCAGGAAACCCAACGGGTGTTACTTCAATTTTCATGGAACCCCCCCTGAGGTTTTCCTTCATGGTTTTTTCCTTTCTGATACTTGAGTAATAGTAGGCCTCGTCCCGGGTTTTCTCAGTCATGAGGACCACCATTCTCCCCGATCTTTTTCTTCCGGTCCTCCCCCTTCTCTGTATCATCCTTATCTCTGATGGGACAGGCTCGTACATGACCACGAGGTCAACTGAGGGTATATCTATTCCCTCCTCTGCAACACTGGTTGATATGAGAACATCGTGGTTTCCCATCCTGAATGACTTGATTATATCCCTTTGCTGTTTCTGTGTGAGGCCCTTTTCGCCGCTTCTACTGTTCTGACCATAAAATTTAACGGCGTTTATACCCTCACGTACACAGCGCTGGTATATCTCTTCAAGGGTGTCACGGAACTGGGTGAAAACTATTACTTTTAAGTCTCCCCCTTCAAGTTCCTTTCTGAGTATTTCAATGAGCCTGTCAAGTTTTGGGTGTTCAACCCCTGAAACAGAGGCCTTCCTGGTGAGGTACATGGCCCTTGTGAAGTCAGGGTCCATAATGAGGCTTCTGGCAGCCCTTGTGTTCTTCTTTTTAAGTCGGGTGAGGTATCTGAGGAGCGGATGGATCCCCTGGGTTTCAAGGAGTTCAAGGGCGTGTTCAACATTTATTGAGGCTGCTATGAGTGATATGGCCCTGTAGCATGATTTTGGCGGATTTGATGAGCGGGCGATTTTGTTCTGAACACTGCCCCTGGCCTTCAGGAGGTCCCTTTTACCCACACTCACAGTCTCTATAACTCCAAGGTTCTTGAGCATCTTCAGCCGCGTCTTTAAAACCTTCTTAAGGAGTTCCCTTATCTCCTCAAGTTCAGGCTTCATCTTGACCCTGACCCATTCTATCCTGATGGGCTTGAGGTAGGGTCTGACATCCGGATCCTTTTCTGTTTTCACAACCACCTCGTTGAGGAATAGGTTACTGCAAACGGTTTTTATTTTGTCCTCATCTGCACCCGGGGAGGCTGTCAATCCAAGTATAAGGGGGTTTTTCGCGGTCTGCATATAAGTGGATGCAAGGAAGACGTAGGAGTAGGAACCAACGGCACGGTGGCACTCATCAAATACCAGGAGTGAAACGTCGCTGAGGTCGTACCTCCCGGCGAGGATGTCTGATTCTATTGTCTGGGGTGTTGCAGATATGACCCTGGACTCATTCCAGCGCCTCACCCTTTCCTCAGGGTTTATACTCCCTGTGAGTGACGTGCATGGTGCGAGGAGGAACTCCCGGAAGCTCTCCTCATGCTGTATGGCCAGCGGTTTGCTGGGTGATAAAATGAGCACCCTGGACCCCCTGTATTTCTGCAGCCTCTCTGCAGCCACCAGAACGGCAACAATGGTTTTTCCAAGGGCCGTGGGAGCCACTATCATTGAGTTACCCTTCTTTAGGACGTCTGCTGCCAGTAACTGCTGGTAGGTCCTCGCCTCGACTGTCCCCGGTTTTATCAGTGGGTGCTCTATGTACCTTGCCATGGTCTTCTATCTGGTGATCAATTTATTTAATGATTTAATCATGGCATCGGGTGTTAATGAATATGCTGGAGCGAGATGTAAAGTAGAATTAAATTTCTGGTACCCACATGGGGAATAAAAAAATAGAAATTAGGGGACTTAAAGTTATGCAAGGAGTGATGCGGCTGCAAGCACCGCCGCTGTGGTCATGGTGCTGAGGTGACATGCGTATAGGGGAGCGGCCTGGAAGTTATCCCTGAGTACCGGGAAAAACTGGGTGTAGGCTGATATACCCGCCAGGAGCTGGAGGGCCACAGCAGGATAAATGAAATTTCCACCACCCGTCACAAGATTCAGTCCTGTTGCAATGATCGCAAGGATGAGGACCCCGAAGTGGGGTGCCATCCTCATCCCCATTATACGGAATGTTATGAAACCTGAGGGGATCCCTGCAAGTAGCAGAGCAAGCACAATAACCTGATACATCCTATCACCTCTAGAAGTTCACTACGGCGTACCTGGGGTCGCTGAGGAGTGTTATGAACGTTGCGGCC encodes the following:
- a CDS encoding DEAD/DEAH box helicase, with translation MARYIEHPLIKPGTVEARTYQQLLAADVLKKGNSMIVAPTALGKTIVAVLVAAERLQKYRGSRVLILSPSKPLAIQHEESFREFLLAPCTSLTGSINPEERVRRWNESRVISATPQTIESDILAGRYDLSDVSLLVFDECHRAVGSYSYVFLASTYMQTAKNPLILGLTASPGADEDKIKTVCSNLFLNEVVVKTEKDPDVRPYLKPIRIEWVRVKMKPELEEIRELLKKVLKTRLKMLKNLGVIETVSVGKRDLLKARGSVQNKIARSSNPPKSCYRAISLIAASINVEHALELLETQGIHPLLRYLTRLKKKNTRAARSLIMDPDFTRAMYLTRKASVSGVEHPKLDRLIEILRKELEGGDLKVIVFTQFRDTLEEIYQRCVREGINAVKFYGQNSRSGEKGLTQKQQRDIIKSFRMGNHDVLISTSVAEEGIDIPSVDLVVMYEPVPSEIRMIQRRGRTGRKRSGRMVVLMTEKTRDEAYYYSSIRKEKTMKENLRGGSMKIEVTPVGFPETDGERPFIYVDSREVNSRVLRELRKIGVDFELRTLSVGDYQVSDDTVIERKTTQDFLGSIMDNRLYRQAREMVENFKRPVMIIEGDDLYSGFMNPDAVRGALASVAVDFGIPIIPTRSPADTAAMIRRIALREQREGKPDMRIRTDKKPLTLQEKQLFIVESLPYIGSKYARRLLESFGSVEAVMNASEKELMEVEGIGKRIASEIRKVIEAEFRDSEKN
- the pyrB gene encoding aspartate carbamoyltransferase, yielding MFENVISIKDFEKDDIEFILREAEKMEPVASGKRSSDILKGKILGMMFYEPSTRTRLSFETAMKRLGGSVVGFADTGATSAAKGESLTDTAMMLAGYSDAIVIRHNLDGAARYISDLVDVPVINAGDGAGQHPTQTLLDLYTIKRFFGRIESLNVALVGDLKYGRTVHSLAYALAVFGVRMSFVSPPELRMPDSVIHDLEGSGVEVTETDRLDDVIDDVDVLYVTRIQKERFPDPEEYSRIRGAYHIDRDMVAGRDLIVMHPLPRIDEISPEVDSLPQAMYFRQAFYGVPVRMALLKMLIRERLDSPE
- the cdc6-1 gene encoding ORC1-type DNA replication protein Cdc6-1 — protein: MNIFDEIGDKESVFKDKKYLDHRFLPDRLPHREEQIRSIAKYWVEALNGVTPPDITIYGKTGTGKTAVAKFAMKQLKEASRDCDVNIRTEYIRCTDYTTEYQVIARLCQQLGRDVPYRGWTKAEIVNTFRNMFKKNAFGQDMILLVVLDEIDILLRNDGDGLLYTLTRTDNVSILSISNYVEFKKFIKPRVRSSLRDREIVFPPYGAQQLVDILEERSKLSFKEGALDDDVIPLCAALAAKEEGDARYALDLLRTAGEIADERDSDVVKGDFVREAKDYIEHNKITDIILTLPSQQQRVLEAILYLTKRKEEITSGRLYEVYKEISKGDSVSYRRIFDFINELEMLGLISTNTVSRGRGKGRTNIIDLQCETSLLEDSLWGV
- a CDS encoding tRNA (adenine-N1)-methyltransferase, which translates into the protein MRILMDERGKKYLLKEGEDFQTDMGIIQARMIEEARPGDVLRTHLGREVYVLKPSLSDYLELMERRCSILLPKDIGMICAYTGIVKGSRVVDAGTGAGTVAMYLANIVGESGHVTTYEIREDFAEVAERNIREFGFKNIEVKNRDIKEGIDEHDLDLVFLDLPGPWELMEDLHESLIRGGWAVFYNPYIEQVKILHKVGSKLGFADMRTSEIIEREIEVRKQGTRPRTKMVGHTGYLTFMRKV
- a CDS encoding DUF5400 domain-containing protein, with protein sequence MYQVIVLALLLAGIPSGFITFRIMGMRMAPHFGVLILAIIATGLNLVTGGGNFIYPAVALQLLAGISAYTQFFPVLRDNFQAAPLYACHLSTMTTAAVLAAASLLA